One Candidatus Acidiferrales bacterium genomic region harbors:
- a CDS encoding peptidylprolyl isomerase, protein MIRTQIRRALTHAVVVTFASAAFPFVAAGQALPIANREMLLNPRARAWNQRAPELFRVRLDTSRGPVVIEVHRDWAPHGADRFYNLVRFGYYDDSRFFRVVKGKWAQFGINGDPAISAVWRAQTIHDDPWRIPNAIGTVAFAFAVPNGRSTEVFINLRNNSKTNDAEGFEPFGRVVSGLNVALALNSEYGETSGGGIRAGHQDQLFAEGNRYLDREFPRLDRIRRAVIVQ, encoded by the coding sequence ATGATCCGCACTCAAATCCGGCGAGCGCTCACTCATGCGGTCGTTGTAACGTTCGCGAGCGCCGCATTTCCCTTTGTCGCCGCGGGGCAAGCTTTGCCGATTGCCAATCGTGAAATGCTCCTGAACCCCAGGGCGCGAGCGTGGAACCAGCGCGCTCCAGAGCTGTTTCGTGTCCGCCTGGATACGAGCAGGGGCCCCGTTGTCATCGAAGTTCATCGCGATTGGGCGCCGCACGGCGCCGACCGGTTCTACAATCTCGTTCGCTTCGGCTATTATGACGACTCGCGATTCTTTCGTGTCGTCAAGGGAAAGTGGGCGCAATTCGGTATCAATGGCGATCCGGCAATCTCGGCCGTCTGGCGCGCGCAGACGATTCATGACGATCCTTGGCGCATCCCCAACGCCATCGGCACGGTCGCTTTTGCCTTTGCGGTGCCGAACGGCCGCTCGACCGAGGTATTCATCAATCTTCGCAACAATTCGAAAACAAATGACGCAGAAGGTTTCGAGCCGTTTGGCCGCGTAGTTTCCGGCCTGAACGTAGCACTCGCGCTGAATTCGGAGTATGGGGAGACATCCGGCGGCGGAATTCGCGCCGGCCATCAGGATCAGTTGTTCGCTGAAGGGAACCGCTACCTGGATCGAGAGTTTCCGCGCCTAGACCGCATTCGCCGGGCCGTCATCGTCCAATAA
- a CDS encoding S9 family peptidase translates to MIFSKAKKWSVAMMVLLLAFALTSLATRGQESAARTKDGKKLFGTDAALRVARVFSPRISPDGTRVAYLVSETKLEKSEPGKTTTQLWVVPAVGPTSAARQYTRGDKSVSNVVWSPDGKILAFTMAAGKEKEAEPQVWFMYADGGEPWQVTKHKSGVHGFEFSPDGKTLLLVATKPKAADEEKREKAKDDAVVVDHDFEMAQLWTWNIASGDEKELTEGDFTVSNPRWSPDGTRVTFTTNPTPRLDDISLQTAWVLDVASGQKRKLVDSADYTHTARWSLDGKWIAYLSSQGLDLYQMNLFVVSADGGQPTKLTGSFELNAGTPVWAPDGKTIYFSTETRESVEIFAADVAGGTVRQVTDKPAVISIDEISANGQTAVGTWTDPSHPAEVFRSDLNFSSIDPVTNQNAWLADYALGSMEVIQWKSSKDGMMIDGIVTKPVDFDASRKWPLLLNPHGGPTGASVLAFNPSEQIMAANGYLVLEPNFRGSSGRGEKFAMANQNDWGGGDYKDDMSGVDAVISRGWADPNRMGAFGWSYGGFMTYWIDTQTDRFKAISPGAGLPDLYSMYSQTDIHRYLTMFFNMKSPWDNFQEYWDHSPMKYVEDVKTPTMILHGQADTRVPIPQAEEFYRALYERHVPVEFVTYPRENHGFVEARHIQDRWQRYLVFFGKYLNNPPTTEPKDVVDRMSKDLP, encoded by the coding sequence ATGATTTTCTCGAAAGCCAAGAAATGGTCCGTTGCGATGATGGTTTTGTTGCTGGCGTTTGCGCTGACGTCTCTGGCGACGCGCGGGCAGGAATCGGCGGCACGGACCAAAGACGGGAAGAAGTTGTTCGGAACGGACGCGGCATTGCGAGTGGCACGCGTTTTTTCGCCGCGGATTTCACCGGACGGGACTCGCGTGGCGTATCTCGTTTCGGAAACGAAGCTGGAGAAGAGCGAACCGGGAAAAACGACGACGCAACTGTGGGTTGTGCCTGCCGTGGGGCCGACCAGCGCAGCGCGGCAGTATACGCGAGGCGATAAGAGCGTCTCGAACGTCGTATGGTCGCCCGATGGGAAGATACTGGCGTTCACGATGGCGGCGGGGAAGGAAAAAGAAGCGGAGCCGCAGGTGTGGTTCATGTACGCCGACGGAGGCGAGCCGTGGCAGGTGACGAAGCACAAGTCCGGCGTTCACGGATTCGAATTCTCGCCGGATGGCAAGACGCTGCTTCTTGTGGCCACGAAACCGAAGGCTGCTGATGAGGAAAAGCGCGAGAAGGCCAAAGACGATGCAGTGGTTGTGGACCATGATTTCGAGATGGCGCAGCTCTGGACCTGGAATATCGCATCAGGCGATGAGAAGGAATTGACCGAGGGAGATTTTACCGTCAGCAATCCGCGATGGTCTCCCGATGGCACGCGCGTTACGTTCACGACGAATCCGACGCCACGGCTGGATGATATCAGTCTGCAAACGGCGTGGGTGCTTGATGTGGCGAGCGGACAGAAGCGAAAGCTAGTGGACAGCGCGGACTATACGCATACGGCGCGATGGTCGCTGGACGGGAAATGGATCGCGTACCTGAGCAGCCAGGGGCTGGACCTCTATCAGATGAACCTTTTTGTTGTGAGTGCGGATGGCGGGCAGCCGACGAAGCTGACCGGATCATTCGAGTTGAATGCCGGCACACCCGTTTGGGCGCCGGATGGAAAGACGATTTACTTCAGCACGGAAACGCGCGAGTCGGTGGAAATTTTTGCGGCTGATGTCGCTGGGGGAACCGTTCGACAGGTTACTGACAAGCCGGCGGTGATTAGTATCGATGAAATTAGTGCGAACGGACAAACGGCCGTTGGGACGTGGACGGATCCGAGCCATCCTGCCGAAGTGTTCCGTTCGGATTTGAATTTTTCTTCCATCGATCCGGTCACAAATCAGAATGCTTGGCTCGCGGACTATGCGCTGGGCAGCATGGAAGTCATTCAGTGGAAGAGCAGCAAAGACGGGATGATGATCGACGGGATCGTCACCAAGCCGGTGGATTTCGATGCCTCGCGAAAGTGGCCGTTGTTGCTGAATCCGCACGGCGGACCGACGGGCGCGTCTGTGCTAGCGTTTAATCCGTCCGAACAGATTATGGCGGCAAATGGCTATCTGGTTCTTGAGCCGAATTTCCGCGGATCTTCCGGACGCGGCGAAAAATTCGCCATGGCGAATCAAAACGACTGGGGCGGCGGAGATTACAAAGATGACATGAGCGGCGTCGACGCTGTGATCAGCCGCGGCTGGGCAGATCCGAATCGCATGGGCGCGTTCGGATGGTCCTACGGCGGATTCATGACCTACTGGATCGATACGCAAACGGATCGCTTCAAGGCTATTTCGCCGGGCGCGGGACTGCCGGACCTTTATTCGATGTATTCGCAGACCGATATCCACCGGTATCTCACAATGTTTTTTAACATGAAATCGCCGTGGGACAATTTTCAGGAATATTGGGATCATTCGCCGATGAAGTATGTCGAAGACGTGAAGACGCCGACGATGATTCTTCACGGGCAGGCGGACACGCGCGTGCCGATTCCGCAGGCGGAGGAATTTTACCGGGCGCTCTACGAGCGGCACGTGCCAGTGGAGTTTGTCACCTATCCGCGCGAGAACCACGGCTTTGTGGAAGCGCGGCACATCCAGGACCGCTGGCAGCGATATCTGGTTTTCTTCGGTAAATATCTGAACAATCCGCCAACGACGGAGCCAAAAGATGTGGTCGATCGCATGAGCAAGGATTTGCCCTAA
- a CDS encoding pyridoxal phosphate-dependent aminotransferase, whose translation MSSMFADRTKWNLESNRLSAALAKHRAEGRRIIDLTISNPTECGFEYDCAAILDAFGNNSAMRYEPNAQGLEIARRAVAGYYAERGDEVTPKDMFLTTGTSEGYSFVFRLLCNPGDEALVPTPSYPLLDFLADIQDVKLMRYPLVYDHGWQIDFHALERAITSRTRALVVVHPNNPTGHFTKQEEMSRLNEMCARREIALIADEVFLDFALRERRHVSFAANAAALTFTMSGLSKISGLPQMKLAWLIVNGPAHLKTQAVARLEVIADAYLSMNAPIQLAAPVFLAQCSNFQKQLMARVKENLAELDRQLAAQKACARLEVEGGWYAVLRVPAMRSDEDLAIELLNAKEVFVHPGHFYDFSSDGYLVVSLIAPAQEFARGMKLLLGTF comes from the coding sequence ATGTCCTCCATGTTTGCCGACCGCACAAAGTGGAATCTTGAAAGCAACCGGCTGAGCGCAGCGTTGGCGAAACACCGCGCCGAGGGGAGACGGATCATCGACTTGACGATTTCGAATCCGACGGAATGCGGCTTCGAATACGACTGCGCGGCGATCTTGGATGCGTTTGGAAACAATTCAGCAATGCGCTATGAGCCGAACGCGCAAGGATTGGAGATCGCGCGGCGCGCTGTGGCGGGCTACTACGCCGAACGTGGCGACGAGGTCACGCCGAAGGATATGTTTTTGACCACGGGCACGAGCGAAGGCTACTCATTCGTTTTTCGACTGCTGTGCAATCCCGGCGACGAGGCGCTTGTCCCGACTCCGAGTTATCCGCTGCTCGATTTTCTTGCGGACATTCAGGACGTCAAGCTGATGCGGTATCCCCTTGTCTACGATCACGGCTGGCAAATTGATTTTCACGCGCTGGAGCGAGCCATCACTTCGCGCACGCGGGCCCTCGTTGTTGTTCACCCCAATAATCCGACAGGGCATTTTACAAAACAGGAAGAAATGTCGCGGCTGAATGAAATGTGCGCGCGACGTGAGATTGCGCTTATCGCCGACGAAGTGTTTCTAGATTTTGCCCTAAGGGAAAGACGCCACGTGAGCTTCGCAGCGAACGCGGCGGCGCTGACGTTTACGATGAGCGGGCTTTCCAAAATTTCCGGGCTGCCGCAGATGAAACTGGCTTGGCTGATCGTGAATGGACCGGCCCATTTGAAAACGCAGGCCGTCGCGCGGCTGGAAGTGATTGCGGACGCATATCTCTCGATGAATGCGCCGATTCAGCTCGCTGCTCCCGTTTTTCTCGCTCAGTGCAGTAACTTTCAAAAACAATTGATGGCTCGCGTGAAGGAAAATCTCGCGGAACTCGACCGGCAGCTGGCGGCGCAGAAGGCTTGCGCGAGGCTCGAAGTGGAGGGCGGATGGTACGCCGTGCTACGCGTGCCGGCGATGCGTTCGGATGAGGATTTGGCAATTGAGCTGCTAAATGCGAAGGAAGTCTTCGTTCATCCGGGGCACTTCTACGATTTTTCGAGCGACGGCTATCTGGTTGTGAGTTTGATTGCGCCTGCGCAGGAATTCGCCCGAGGGATGAAATTGCTGCTTGGCACTTTTTGA
- a CDS encoding nucleotidyltransferase family protein has product MERRSVRDSGRKLSVEMDLLICCARRNLDTAWSERLRSLLQGAIDWPALISLAHENGLLPLLCEHLQEVDADCVSAEVFSQLREENQQNALHVLLLSAELARIADNFAQKEIPFAPYKGPMLGVRAYGNAALREFDDLDIVVPQRCMAAAHDEMIALGYASKVVRERCATETAREIPGEYVFVHRGTRSIAELHTEMTLRHFPARPDVEAMIQRGCRIVMNGREIPAFTSEDELLMLAVHGAKDFWTRLIWVADFAEVASGSTCISWGKALAEARRLKLTRMLMLAVWLAQEILEAELPKEIAALAKTGRGVARIGEGIRACFLEGRELPEGVLQRSRYRIRMTESLNDGLRYWMRLSTAPAEEDWNMVDVPKPLERSYSLLRPLRLWRKYRSSAARS; this is encoded by the coding sequence ATGGAGCGGCGAAGCGTGCGCGATTCCGGAAGAAAGCTCAGCGTAGAAATGGATCTGCTGATTTGCTGCGCGCGAAGGAATCTCGACACAGCCTGGAGTGAACGGCTCAGGTCTCTCCTCCAAGGCGCGATTGACTGGCCGGCGCTGATTTCCCTCGCGCACGAAAACGGCCTGCTTCCTTTGCTCTGTGAACACCTTCAGGAAGTTGACGCAGATTGCGTATCGGCGGAAGTCTTTTCACAATTACGCGAAGAAAACCAGCAAAACGCGCTACACGTGCTGCTCCTGAGCGCGGAGCTCGCGAGAATTGCCGACAACTTCGCGCAGAAAGAAATTCCGTTCGCTCCTTACAAAGGGCCAATGCTCGGTGTTCGTGCCTATGGGAATGCTGCGCTGCGGGAGTTTGACGACTTGGATATCGTTGTGCCGCAGCGCTGCATGGCCGCGGCGCATGATGAAATGATTGCGCTGGGCTATGCATCGAAGGTGGTGCGTGAGCGGTGCGCGACAGAGACCGCGCGGGAGATCCCCGGGGAATATGTTTTCGTTCACAGGGGGACCCGATCCATCGCCGAACTGCACACGGAGATGACGCTGCGGCACTTTCCTGCCCGTCCAGACGTGGAAGCGATGATCCAACGGGGCTGCAGAATTGTGATGAACGGGAGAGAAATACCTGCGTTTACGAGCGAAGACGAGTTGTTGATGCTTGCGGTTCACGGGGCGAAGGATTTCTGGACGCGGCTGATTTGGGTGGCGGATTTCGCGGAGGTCGCCAGCGGTTCGACATGTATTTCGTGGGGAAAAGCGCTCGCAGAGGCGCGCAGGCTGAAGCTGACACGCATGCTGATGCTCGCGGTGTGGCTGGCGCAGGAAATTCTTGAGGCGGAGCTGCCGAAAGAGATCGCTGCCTTGGCGAAAACAGGCCGAGGCGTGGCGCGAATCGGAGAGGGGATTCGCGCATGTTTTTTGGAGGGCAGGGAATTGCCGGAAGGCGTCTTGCAGAGATCGCGTTATCGTATTCGGATGACAGAATCTCTCAATGATGGATTGCGCTACTGGATGCGCCTCTCGACGGCTCCGGCAGAAGAGGATTGGAATATGGTCGACGTTCCGAAGCCGCTCGAACGGTCGTATTCATTATTGCGTCCGCTGCGCCTGTGGAGAAAATACAGATCGAGCGCGGCGCGAAGTTAG
- a CDS encoding ferric reductase-like transmembrane domain-containing protein: MTVLDLSAYLGQIAVGFATANILIGLMIFGRYSPVRYWPYRRFDVFLIHRWTGYGTLGFTLLHPLPLLLNANPHFRLLDIAFPVWSPEQPLENTIGAVALYLLVVIVVTSLYRIELGRHLWKLLHYLTYPAAAALFLHGLLTNPNLNEQPVDYLDGGKIFVEICMVIIACASAWRVHYGRKKRLAKRVPALGQEVVGD; the protein is encoded by the coding sequence GTGACGGTGCTGGATCTATCGGCGTATCTGGGACAAATTGCCGTTGGTTTCGCAACGGCGAACATTCTGATTGGGCTGATGATTTTTGGGAGATACAGCCCTGTGCGATATTGGCCGTACCGGCGCTTCGATGTTTTTTTGATTCATCGCTGGACCGGGTATGGGACGCTGGGATTTACACTGCTTCATCCTCTGCCGCTGCTGCTGAACGCGAATCCGCATTTTCGCTTGCTGGACATTGCCTTTCCGGTATGGTCGCCGGAGCAGCCGCTGGAAAACACGATTGGCGCCGTGGCGCTGTATCTTCTCGTCGTGATTGTGGTGACGTCGCTTTATCGAATCGAGCTGGGACGGCATCTGTGGAAGTTGCTTCACTATTTGACGTATCCGGCCGCGGCGGCGCTGTTTCTTCATGGACTGCTGACGAATCCGAATCTTAACGAGCAACCGGTGGACTATCTGGACGGGGGAAAGATTTTCGTAGAGATTTGCATGGTCATCATCGCGTGCGCGAGCGCGTGGAGGGTCCACTACGGAAGAAAGAAGCGGCTGGCGAAGCGCGTGCCCGCGTTGGGACAAGAGGTAGTGGGAGATTAA
- a CDS encoding glycoside hydrolase domain-containing protein, with translation MAPVLNLVLTLCSLLLLVPTESGPLEVLPVPSQVQDVSVNTYLGFDRNDYPGDASLDALRRTFFFSGYWLDAPPGEASDSWLGKREILRSHGFGFLLLFNGRSDRQIKSSGSPESLGARDARAAVAAAEKEGFPAGAIIFLDQEEGGRMLPEQRVYLHAWADAVNASLYRAGVYCSGIPVKESQTQIIAANDIREHAGSRKIVFFVYNDACPPSPGCAFYPKNLSPHGSGISFAAVWQFAQSPRRKNLTRTCVSQYAADGNCYPPLPAGMQNIFVDLDIATSPDPSSGR, from the coding sequence ATGGCTCCTGTGCTCAACCTTGTTTTAACTCTTTGTAGCCTGCTCCTGCTCGTACCCACCGAGTCCGGTCCACTCGAAGTCCTGCCGGTGCCTTCACAGGTTCAAGATGTCTCCGTCAATACTTACCTCGGTTTCGACCGCAACGATTACCCCGGCGACGCCTCGCTCGACGCTCTGCGCCGCACATTCTTCTTTTCCGGCTACTGGCTCGACGCCCCGCCGGGTGAAGCTTCCGACTCATGGCTCGGCAAGCGCGAAATTTTGCGCTCTCACGGCTTCGGGTTTCTTCTGCTCTTCAATGGCCGCTCGGACAGGCAAATAAAATCTTCCGGCAGCCCCGAATCTCTCGGCGCACGTGACGCGCGAGCCGCTGTCGCCGCTGCTGAAAAGGAAGGCTTCCCCGCGGGCGCAATTATTTTTCTCGATCAGGAAGAAGGCGGCCGCATGCTTCCTGAGCAGCGCGTTTATCTTCATGCGTGGGCTGACGCCGTCAACGCTTCACTTTATCGCGCCGGCGTCTATTGTTCGGGAATTCCCGTAAAGGAAAGCCAAACGCAAATCATCGCCGCCAACGATATTCGCGAACATGCCGGCAGTCGCAAGATCGTCTTTTTTGTTTACAACGACGCCTGCCCGCCTTCGCCCGGCTGCGCGTTCTACCCAAAAAATCTCTCGCCGCACGGCAGCGGCATATCCTTCGCCGCAGTCTGGCAATTCGCGCAGTCGCCGCGAAGAAAAAATCTGACGCGTACGTGCGTGTCGCAATACGCGGCTGACGGCAATTGCTACCCGCCATTACCCGCAGGAATGCAGAATATTTTCGTGGATTTGGATATCGCGACGTCGCCCGACCCATCCTCAGGCCGCTGA
- a CDS encoding protein kinase — translation MPEKDSLIGQTISHYRIIEKLGGGGMGVVYKAEDINLGRMVALKFLPAEAGRDSSALERLRREARAASALDDPNICTIYEIGESNGQPFLAMQFLEGSTLKHRIEGKPLPLDLVLEWGIEIASALDAAHSHNIIHRDIKPANIFITVRGHAKVLDFGLAKVMEGARAGHGMTQATRDNLDEHLTSPGATVGTVAYMSPEQARGEELDARTDLFSFGAVLYEMATGHMPFNGNTTAILHDAILNRAPAPLLRLNPNIPPDLERIINKALEKDRNVRCQSAAELRADLKRLKRDTDSGRSSASQSTIQTGTSTPTIASVASASSAHAAGSSAVAVVAREHKFGLAATVIVILILAGGTAYGIYAFLNRAPAVPFQNFTVTQVTSTGEAQLAAISPDGKYILSVQDENGKASLWLRNVPTNSDTQIIPPSFAAYRSLAFSPDGNYIYFREGIDQTGTAFNLFRAPVLGGTPQQIATDVDTDITFSPDGKRIAYLRANDPVVGQYRMLSANPDGSDEKVLVIETGLSPVSTPTWSPDGTKIAYVTPQNTTIGLFDVASGKNSTLPPFADKVIFDIHWLPDGRGFAVLYGARPDYAHKQIGYVVYPGEAFHAITRDTNNYTTLTLSSDGKMIATVQVKTTLALNLLPASGTKDASPAEAPVQVPNIVTAAWAADGELLIGNGTNLFRMSVDGSNRTTLLSDSAAKILAVSRCGSKHLVVSWDFHNGTNRNNIWRVDPDGSNPLLLSSVGLTGNLACSLDGKVVYYFDKIIDRIMQLSADGGKPEPVPGTVIPKEFIAAPIAGLSPDGKELPFFSERPPGQMNLDIVDLNAGPNPPHRTLKPDPRVSGVVVFTPDGKALAYPITENGVSNLWVQPLDGSPGRQITHFTSGTIAGGGWSPDGKTLAILRVNTQSDIVLLRDSAAQ, via the coding sequence ATGCCCGAAAAAGACTCACTCATCGGACAAACAATCTCGCACTACCGCATCATCGAGAAGCTCGGCGGTGGCGGCATGGGCGTGGTTTATAAAGCCGAGGACATCAACCTCGGCCGCATGGTCGCTCTGAAATTCCTTCCCGCTGAAGCGGGCCGTGACTCTTCCGCGCTCGAGCGCCTCCGTCGCGAAGCTCGCGCCGCGTCCGCGCTCGATGATCCCAACATCTGCACGATTTACGAAATCGGCGAAAGCAACGGCCAGCCATTCCTGGCCATGCAATTCCTCGAAGGCAGCACGCTGAAGCACCGCATCGAAGGAAAGCCTCTGCCCCTCGACTTGGTCCTCGAGTGGGGCATCGAAATCGCCAGCGCGCTCGATGCAGCGCATTCGCACAACATCATTCATCGCGACATCAAGCCCGCGAATATTTTCATCACTGTGCGTGGCCACGCCAAAGTCCTCGATTTCGGTCTGGCGAAGGTCATGGAAGGTGCACGCGCCGGTCACGGCATGACGCAAGCGACCAGAGACAATCTCGATGAGCATCTGACCAGTCCCGGTGCAACGGTCGGTACCGTCGCCTACATGTCGCCCGAACAGGCGCGCGGTGAAGAGCTCGATGCCCGTACCGATCTATTTTCCTTCGGCGCTGTGCTCTATGAAATGGCCACCGGCCACATGCCCTTCAACGGAAACACAACGGCGATTCTTCACGATGCAATCTTGAATCGCGCTCCCGCGCCGCTCCTGCGCCTGAATCCAAATATTCCGCCCGACCTCGAACGCATCATCAACAAGGCGCTCGAAAAAGATCGCAACGTTCGTTGCCAATCCGCCGCCGAACTCCGCGCCGACCTCAAACGCCTGAAGCGCGACACCGATTCCGGCCGCTCTTCCGCCTCGCAATCCACCATCCAAACGGGCACGTCAACTCCCACTATTGCGAGTGTCGCTTCGGCAAGCTCAGCGCACGCTGCCGGCTCTTCCGCCGTCGCCGTCGTCGCGCGCGAACATAAATTCGGCCTCGCCGCCACGGTCATTGTCATTCTGATTCTCGCCGGAGGGACGGCGTACGGTATTTACGCCTTCCTGAACCGCGCCCCCGCCGTTCCCTTCCAGAATTTCACCGTGACGCAAGTCACTAGCACCGGCGAAGCGCAACTCGCCGCGATTTCTCCTGACGGCAAATACATCCTCAGCGTGCAGGACGAAAACGGCAAAGCCAGCCTTTGGCTGCGCAACGTGCCCACAAACAGCGACACGCAGATCATTCCCCCGTCTTTTGCCGCATATCGAAGTCTTGCCTTCTCGCCCGACGGCAATTACATCTATTTTCGCGAGGGAATTGATCAAACCGGCACAGCCTTCAATCTTTTTCGCGCACCAGTTCTCGGCGGGACGCCCCAGCAAATCGCTACCGATGTGGATACCGACATCACCTTTTCACCTGACGGAAAGCGCATTGCTTATCTTCGCGCGAATGATCCCGTCGTCGGCCAATATCGCATGCTCAGCGCCAATCCCGACGGCAGCGATGAGAAAGTCCTGGTCATCGAGACTGGCCTCTCGCCTGTCTCGACGCCTACCTGGTCGCCCGATGGAACGAAAATCGCTTATGTGACGCCGCAAAATACCACGATTGGATTGTTCGACGTGGCCAGCGGAAAGAACAGCACGCTGCCTCCGTTCGCGGACAAAGTGATATTCGATATCCATTGGCTGCCCGATGGGCGTGGTTTCGCTGTGCTGTACGGAGCCCGTCCAGACTACGCGCATAAGCAAATTGGATATGTTGTATATCCCGGCGAAGCGTTCCACGCCATCACGCGCGACACCAACAACTACACCACTCTGACGCTTTCCTCCGACGGCAAAATGATCGCCACTGTTCAAGTGAAGACCACGCTCGCACTGAATCTGCTTCCTGCGAGCGGAACAAAGGATGCATCTCCCGCTGAAGCGCCGGTGCAAGTACCCAATATCGTGACCGCTGCGTGGGCCGCCGATGGCGAGCTCCTCATCGGGAATGGTACAAATCTCTTCCGCATGAGCGTAGATGGCAGCAACCGCACCACTCTGCTGAGCGACTCCGCAGCCAAAATACTTGCGGTCAGCCGTTGCGGAAGCAAGCATCTCGTCGTCAGTTGGGATTTCCACAATGGTACAAATCGAAACAACATTTGGCGCGTCGACCCCGATGGTTCCAACCCCTTGTTGCTCTCGAGCGTCGGCCTCACCGGGAATCTCGCGTGTTCGCTCGATGGGAAGGTTGTGTACTACTTCGATAAAATCATCGACCGCATCATGCAGCTCTCTGCGGATGGCGGAAAACCGGAACCGGTACCGGGAACAGTCATTCCCAAGGAGTTCATCGCCGCGCCAATAGCCGGGCTCTCGCCGGACGGAAAGGAACTACCCTTTTTCTCCGAACGGCCGCCCGGCCAAATGAACCTCGATATTGTGGATCTCAATGCAGGACCGAATCCGCCGCATCGTACTCTTAAACCCGACCCGCGGGTTTCCGGTGTCGTCGTATTTACGCCGGACGGTAAGGCGCTCGCGTATCCCATCACGGAAAATGGAGTGTCGAACTTGTGGGTTCAACCGCTTGACGGTTCTCCCGGTCGCCAGATTACCCATTTCACTTCCGGCACTATCGCTGGGGGTGGTTGGTCGCCGGACGGCAAAACGCTCGCCATCCTTCGCGTCAACACGCAATCCGACATCGTCCTCCTCCGCGATTCCGCAGCGCAGTAG
- a CDS encoding MBL fold metallo-hydrolase, whose amino-acid sequence MAHANAQTDALIHEIIPVGMLECNCQIVGDPRTREAIVIDPGDEVERILAALAKHHLKVQAIVSTHAHIDHVGGLKRLHDATGTPVFMNEGDLEMYRAMDLQAQFLGVAPPPLVKIDHLLAEGDTVRWGNYKAQVLHTPGHSPGSISLYLPVSLDEESGRIIRPGEAIRGGTPLAYRGGDAPWLFAGDTLFAGSIGRTDLWGGSYPEIMRSIHTKLLALPEETIVFPGHGPATILAEERETNPFLNSR is encoded by the coding sequence ATGGCACACGCGAACGCACAAACAGATGCACTGATTCACGAAATCATTCCGGTGGGGATGCTGGAATGCAACTGTCAAATTGTGGGGGATCCGCGGACGCGCGAAGCGATCGTGATCGATCCCGGCGACGAAGTGGAGCGCATTCTGGCGGCGCTGGCGAAGCATCATTTGAAAGTGCAGGCGATTGTGAGCACGCACGCGCATATCGATCACGTCGGCGGGCTGAAGAGATTACATGACGCGACTGGCACGCCTGTGTTCATGAACGAAGGCGACCTGGAAATGTACCGCGCCATGGATTTGCAGGCGCAATTTTTGGGCGTGGCCCCTCCACCGCTGGTGAAAATTGATCATTTGCTTGCGGAAGGGGATACGGTTCGCTGGGGAAATTACAAGGCGCAAGTGCTGCACACGCCGGGGCATTCGCCGGGGAGCATTAGCTTGTATTTGCCGGTTTCTTTGGATGAAGAGAGCGGGCGAATTATCCGTCCGGGTGAAGCAATACGAGGAGGGACACCGCTGGCATATCGCGGCGGCGACGCGCCCTGGTTGTTTGCCGGCGACACGCTTTTTGCCGGGTCGATTGGGCGCACGGATTTGTGGGGCGGCTCGTATCCGGAAATTATGCGCTCGATTCATACGAAGCTGCTGGCGCTGCCGGAAGAGACGATTGTATTTCCCGGGCACGGGCCGGCGACGATACTGGCAGAAGAGCGCGAGACGAATCCTTTCCTGAATTCACGCTGA
- a CDS encoding cupin domain-containing protein: MHHVRQENLPFVGSSYEFVGAEQGETGVSVFLFHGKPGLGPGPHRHPYDEIQFIREGRGVWTVNGKTFEGAAGDIFVIKAGEVHSFKAVGDSPLVQVDVHLSPRFIQENL, from the coding sequence ATGCATCACGTGCGGCAAGAGAACCTGCCTTTTGTTGGGAGTTCGTATGAGTTTGTCGGCGCTGAGCAGGGCGAAACGGGTGTTTCGGTGTTCCTGTTCCATGGAAAGCCCGGTTTGGGGCCAGGCCCGCACAGGCATCCCTATGATGAGATTCAATTCATCCGCGAAGGCCGCGGAGTCTGGACGGTCAACGGCAAAACCTTTGAGGGCGCCGCTGGAGACATTTTTGTCATTAAAGCAGGCGAGGTCCACAGCTTCAAGGCCGTGGGTGATTCGCCGCTCGTACAAGTCGACGTGCACCTGAGTCCGCGTTTCATCCAGGAGAATTTATAG